One Campylobacter sputorum subsp. sputorum DNA segment encodes these proteins:
- a CDS encoding SIR2 family NAD-dependent protein deacylase: MNEVLILSGAGLSADSGLKTFRDNGGLWEEYDVMEVCSVGGFAKDRKKVLDFYNKRRAQLKDAKPNEAHFNIARLKSKFKDKISVLTQNVDDLLERAGCEDVIHLHGELTKLRCERCGEIFDIGYDGMNGKKCPKCRSEFLRHHVVMFGEMAPFYEILFQRLNEMKLFVCIGSSGEVLDVASYARIAKFSILNNLSPSKIDKNFDKVYNETAVNAAHKIYKDIEEFLSN; this comes from the coding sequence ATGAATGAAGTTTTGATACTAAGTGGTGCCGGACTTAGTGCAGATAGTGGATTAAAAACTTTTCGTGATAATGGCGGCCTTTGGGAAGAATATGATGTTATGGAAGTTTGTTCTGTTGGTGGATTTGCAAAGGATAGAAAAAAAGTACTTGATTTTTATAATAAAAGAAGAGCACAACTTAAAGATGCAAAGCCAAATGAAGCGCATTTTAATATAGCTAGATTAAAATCAAAATTTAAAGATAAAATTTCTGTTTTAACGCAAAATGTTGATGATTTGCTAGAAAGAGCAGGGTGTGAGGATGTGATTCATTTACACGGCGAGCTAACAAAACTTAGGTGTGAAAGGTGCGGCGAAATATTTGATATAGGATATGATGGAATGAATGGCAAAAAATGTCCAAAGTGTAGAAGCGAATTTTTGCGTCATCATGTAGTAATGTTTGGAGAAATGGCGCCTTTTTATGAAATTTTGTTTCAAAGACTTAATGAGATGAAACTTTTTGTTTGTATAGGTTCAAGTGGAGAGGTTTTAGATGTCGCAAGTTATGCTAGGATTGCTAAATTTAGTATCTTAAATAATCTATCACCTTCTAAAATAGACAAAAATTTTGATAAAGTTTATAACGAAACAGCGGTTAATGCAGCCCATAAAATTTATAAAGATATAGAAGAATTTTTAAGTAACTAA